One genomic region from Flavobacterium lindanitolerans encodes:
- a CDS encoding TonB-dependent receptor, whose protein sequence is MNQKNQKTHVPLLILIFLIGSWAKAQDKVTISGTIVNSQNNETLIGVSIYIPELQSGTTTNEYGFFSLSIPKGDYTLQVSYMGFQTSEEKISLQQNLRKNISLESSTQNLEEIVITERKNIANIKKPEMSVNKLTIQEIKKMPAVMGETDILKSILQLPGVTNAGEGASGFNVRGGAADQNLILLDEALLYNSSHLFGFFSVFNSDAIKDLKLYKGGIPSRFGGRVSSVLDIYQKEGNSNEFHMNGGIGVISSRLLAEGPLEKGKGSFLVAGRSSYAHLFLKLTDNKNSAYFYDLNTKLSYKLNENNSLFLSGYFGRDVFDIGDQFNNVYGNAVLNLRWNHLYSEKLFSNLSMIYSDYYYGLKLDVAGLNWDSGIKNYNIKYDFKHYISDRYKMTYGLNAVYYDFNPGTVSPTGPSSGINREQLDKKYALEPALYVDAEHEITDKLSINYGFRYSMFYRMGQQDMNIYANNEAVTFNPELQIYEKGKPIGTEHFGSGKTIASFNNLEPRLAVSYQLDDNQSIKASYNRMSQYIHLVSNTASPTPLDVWAPSDNFIKPQLLDQVALGYFRNFHNDDYTLETEIYYKKVKNRIDYIDGADLIANKAIEQVILNGRSRSYGLEVLLRKNSGKLNGWISYTLSRSEQQTPGRTALETGINNGKWYSTGYDKTHNLAVTASYKLTEKWSFGSTFALQSGQPVTYPNGQYEYGGVIVPSYGARNEDRLPAYHHLDVSATYIPKPDKKKGWQGEWVFSIYNLYNRMNSASMTFRQNEDTGRNEAVRLSIFGFIPSVTYNFKF, encoded by the coding sequence ATGAATCAAAAAAATCAAAAAACACACGTTCCTTTACTAATTCTGATCTTCCTCATCGGAAGTTGGGCAAAAGCCCAGGACAAAGTCACCATAAGCGGTACTATTGTCAATTCGCAAAACAATGAAACTCTTATTGGAGTTAGCATTTACATCCCTGAACTTCAATCAGGCACTACCACAAACGAATACGGTTTCTTTTCGTTATCCATCCCAAAAGGAGACTATACGCTACAGGTTAGCTATATGGGTTTCCAGACTTCGGAAGAAAAAATTTCATTGCAACAGAATCTTCGAAAAAACATCAGCTTGGAAAGTTCTACGCAAAATCTTGAAGAAATCGTAATTACCGAAAGAAAAAACATTGCCAACATCAAAAAACCTGAAATGAGTGTCAACAAGCTTACCATTCAGGAAATCAAAAAAATGCCGGCGGTTATGGGTGAAACAGACATTTTAAAATCCATTCTCCAGCTTCCGGGTGTTACCAATGCCGGTGAAGGAGCTTCCGGCTTTAATGTTCGTGGAGGTGCTGCAGACCAAAACCTTATTCTTCTGGATGAGGCACTCCTTTACAACTCCTCTCACCTGTTTGGCTTCTTTTCTGTTTTCAATTCAGATGCTATCAAAGACCTTAAACTTTACAAAGGAGGCATTCCTTCGCGTTTTGGAGGTCGTGTTTCTTCTGTTTTAGACATCTACCAAAAAGAAGGAAACAGTAACGAATTTCATATGAACGGTGGTATTGGTGTGATTTCGAGCCGACTTTTGGCTGAAGGTCCTCTCGAAAAGGGAAAAGGCTCTTTCCTTGTAGCCGGAAGAAGTTCGTATGCACACCTGTTCTTAAAATTGACAGACAACAAGAACAGCGCCTATTTTTATGACCTGAACACAAAACTAAGCTACAAGCTTAACGAAAACAACAGCCTGTTTTTGTCCGGTTATTTTGGGAGAGACGTTTTTGACATTGGCGACCAGTTCAACAATGTTTATGGAAACGCGGTCCTCAACCTGAGATGGAACCATTTGTACTCAGAAAAACTTTTCTCTAACCTGTCTATGATTTACAGTGATTACTATTATGGACTTAAGTTGGATGTTGCCGGACTGAACTGGGATTCTGGTATTAAAAACTACAATATCAAATACGATTTCAAGCATTATATTAGCGACCGATACAAAATGACGTATGGTCTGAACGCGGTTTACTATGATTTTAACCCGGGAACCGTATCACCAACAGGTCCTTCATCCGGAATCAACCGCGAGCAATTAGACAAAAAATATGCCCTGGAACCGGCCTTATATGTAGATGCTGAACACGAAATAACCGATAAACTTAGCATAAACTACGGTTTCCGTTACAGCATGTTCTACAGAATGGGACAACAGGACATGAATATTTATGCCAATAACGAAGCGGTTACCTTTAACCCGGAACTTCAAATTTATGAAAAAGGCAAACCTATTGGAACTGAACATTTTGGAAGCGGCAAAACAATTGCCTCATTCAACAATCTAGAGCCGCGGTTGGCCGTATCCTACCAACTGGATGACAACCAATCCATAAAGGCGAGCTACAACCGTATGAGCCAGTACATTCATCTGGTTTCCAACACGGCATCACCTACTCCGTTAGACGTATGGGCGCCAAGCGATAATTTTATCAAACCACAGCTTTTAGACCAGGTTGCATTAGGCTATTTCAGAAATTTCCATAACGATGACTATACATTGGAAACCGAAATCTATTATAAAAAAGTCAAAAACAGAATCGACTATATTGATGGCGCAGACCTTATTGCCAACAAGGCAATTGAACAGGTAATCTTAAACGGCAGGTCGAGGTCATACGGATTGGAGGTATTATTACGCAAAAACTCAGGCAAGCTAAACGGATGGATTTCCTATACACTATCCCGCTCAGAACAGCAGACACCGGGAAGAACAGCTCTTGAAACCGGAATCAATAACGGAAAATGGTACAGCACAGGCTATGACAAAACGCATAACCTGGCCGTTACAGCATCCTATAAATTGACCGAAAAATGGTCTTTCGGAAGTACTTTTGCCTTGCAATCCGGACAGCCGGTTACTTATCCTAACGGACAATATGAATATGGCGGAGTAATCGTTCCTAGCTATGGCGCCAGAAACGAAGACAGGCTTCCTGCCTACCATCACCTGGACGTTTCTGCAACGTATATCCCAAAACCGGATAAGAAAAAAGGATGGCAGGGAGAATGGGTTTTCAGCATCTACAACCTTTACAACCGTATGAACTCTGCCTCTATGACATTCAGGCAAAATGAAGATACCGGAAGAAACGAGGCTGTAAGACTTTCTATCTTCGGCTTTATT